One Penaeus vannamei isolate JL-2024 chromosome 38, ASM4276789v1, whole genome shotgun sequence genomic window, tgggtatgggggaggaggagggtatggcaagggtgggtacgggggaggaggagggtatggcaagggtgggtacgggggaggagggtatggcaagggtgggtacgggggaggaggagggtatggcaagggtgggtacgggggaggaggagggtatggcaagggtgggtacgggggaggagggtatggcaagggtgggtatgggggaggaggagggtatggcaagggtgggtatgggggaggaggagggtatgccAAGGGAGggtacgggggaggaggaggaggaggagggtatggcaagggtgggtatgggggaggaggagggtatggcaagggtgggtacgggggaggagggtatgggataGGGTACCATTAATGCTCAAATCTCAAATAAGGTGAAATCTCATCATTACCCTAAAAAAAATCAGCATATCAGAGAATTATACAAAAAGCACAAATTATCTCTGTTGCTCATAAAacaattttttcccattttccacgGAATGAGAcatgaggaaaataaataaaaccaccaTAATAATTCTTCTCTTCATTAACCATTTCTTaaatttgtttttcatctttttaataaaagtaaaaatatactTTGTACAAATACATTTACAAGAACAAACACTGTCCAACGCGCCTCACAAGTAGGACGGAGGCattttctccatatctctctcagcatctttctctctctctctctctctctctctttgcaaatGAAACCCACAAATAGACTAAAAATATCTCAAGATTATTTTTCAACAAAGAATGCCCCTAACATCGTACTCCAACAGAGATCCAGCTCAATTTCACgttccaacaacaacaaaaaaaaagcacaacTTCGACTTCTCAAAACTATTCCCCAGCAAGCACCTCAACTTCATCCTTCTACAAGAATGCAGTTCAAAAAGCATTCTCCAACAAAGAATCCACCTCATAATCATTCTCCAACAAAGAATCCACCTCATAATCATTCTCCAACAAAGAATCCACCTCATAATCATTctccaacataaaaaaacaaacaaaaaaacaaatcattCTTCAACACAGACTGCACCTCAAACTCACTCTCCAAAAAAGAATGCTGTTCAAAAATATTCTTCACCAAAGATCCAGTTCCAACTGACTCTTTAATAACATGATACATTTTTAATTCATTCTCCAACAAAGAATGTTATTGTCCAATAAAATGTAACATGGCTAGGTATTTAAGCACGCTCCAAGGTGCACAATTCCATTAACAGTTTAGGCTTCTCAACTCTCTATGCAAAAAGCAACTGCAAAATCGGAAGACAAAGGAGACACTGGCATGACTATAGTATGTAATatcaaaagttttaaaaaatctaaatgtAATGCTACATTCAGGTCAGTTAATTACAGTACAACTTGTGACTCATAATCTAAATACAAAATTGGTTGCAGACCATAAATATAAACGCAATACAAAGCTTTGTACTCATCCAAAAGCATGTTTTGGATAATCTATCCTTCTTGGAATTCTGGTGCCAGACTGTATACCATCtcttaagaaaaaaagggaagatttactcaatgtgtgtatatataatacatatattcatccatccattcataccttaacaaacattttatatatatatatatatatatatatatatatatatatatatatatatatatatataaatatgtatgcatacccacacacccacacccacacataaaccaaAAGCAGCCAGGGGTGGCCTGTAGtttattatttcattctctttacacacatgtggctccacaagtacaaagtcaccaatgagccaattacaagtACTAACTATTTTACCtatttaccattttccttgatttttggattagtaatgtcagtaacatcATAATgtctatgacaataataacggcaTCAACATTGATAGCATTACTAAAAAATATGTTTTTCCCACAAATTCAAGGAAAGGTAAAATCAGGAgaggtcacaaggtctactaattgactcctttgtggctaagaaCTTGTGGagcagagacatttcacaaaatgaAATTACAGTGAACTCTACATTTCCCCAGCAATATTGGGTTAAGATCAAGGCTACAACTGAGTTACACAAGGATAGGTTCTCGTGCGTTGGTAAGAAAACTTCACCGACCCTGACACTCTGCAATGGATATCACAGAATTCCATAGAAAAACGTCCTACTACACTATATCTTTTGCCCACAATCAAACAAATCAGGAATAAAGTGTTTCAGTTTACAGTGAAACAATTCTCATCACATATGCCAAACACTGTTGGCCTGGATATTGAAGTTTGTTCACAAGTAATGAAAGTTATGTAAAAAATGATACAACAGTCACATCTAAAGAAATGCATAAAACATGAAATAAGTCTTTGGTTTCTTCTATACACTGGTCAACTCTTTTGTATtgagaagaaaaatggataagGTACATTTTCTGGATAAACCAGAAACACATCACTACACTCCAAAAATGTCAATGTGAATACATAGAAAAAACATGTTTTTGGTTGGCTTTGGAAGTATACTATTACATTATGGAACAGAAAAAGCAAAAATAGTATCAGACTGAACTTCACTAGAGCAGCAGCTTCAATGCCTTGGGAAAGTGTCAGCAATCTGACCAGCTGTGTCACAGGACAGCCAGCCTGTGCCACACAACTAACTGTCTTAAAGAAGCGGAATAAGAATGAAGTAGATTTATGCCTGTGTAAGCTCTATCAGTATCTGTAACAAAATACAGTTCATGTTTTATCTTACATTTTCCACTGCTTCAGCACCTATTTGGTCCCATGCTTACTGGACTGGTGAGGTTCAACTTGCATAATGCAACACATATTCATATCCTATCATAATACTGAGACAACTAAGCAGCCATCATAAATGTGATATGAAAATAAGACTTTCAAGACATCTAACATCTATAGTcaacatatgtttatgtaaaaaaagatgaaaagagaaaagaaaataacacaaagTTCAACTTAGATAGTCCATAAAGCAACTAATGGAcatgtgtggatacacacaccTAACTCTGATAAGTTGCATCTAGACAGTCTACTTCAAAATGTATTATTTGAATCTCCCAAATCATGGGGGAAAAACAattattgtataaataaataactactaATAAATTACCTTTAAAGTTAAAAGTACAGcaaatttttaaaaagataataattgctGAAACATAGCTGTCCTAAAGAACTGGAATTGGGATATACTTACAAATTAGAATTCGTCTTGGTCTCTTGCTTCTAGGCACTGATACAAAAAAAGTAGAcaattctcattcattcattcgaaagaaaatcttaaaaaccttactggtaaaaaaaaatatgtagtttCTAAAAAATACTATAAATGGAGAAAGTACAAATTTTGATATTACTTATATTTCACAGGAACTGGGACAATTAGAAGAAACATAAATTATTCACACTTACATGAAGTACAATGGCTCTTTTGTGTGTAAGGAGGCCATGAACCCGTAATGTTGGCTTTTTCATTTATTGTCTCACTAGAGAAGCACAAACGCTCATGTCATCACACTGACTaattagaaaaagacaaaacgtTTCTATTAATTccacatctttctttttctataataAATACCTTTAGCATATGCATCTCACATCTCTAGGAAGAGCTTGTGTATGTCCAGCTTTGACTTGTCTCAGGGACTGTCACCTCCTGTACATAGTAGAAATAGGGTGGCAAAGACACATGAACCTGAGCTGGGGATCCCTCTTGGGAGGCAGCCGGCCCCAGAGTCTGGTATGTAGGGGGATGTAATGGGGTTGCAGGAGCTGGGGCATTGTGTGTGGGCAGTGATGTCAtgatgtgcgtatgagtgtgcgtcTGATGTGGTGTTTGGGTGGAGACTCTGGGTAGCTGGGACACAGCTAGGGTTGGCACCATGCTGGTCGTAAGGCACTGCAGGGCCACAGGAGGTCTCAGTTGCCGCACCTGCTGACTCCCAATGCTATGTGCACTGCGTGCCTTAACTGTGATGCCAGATCCACCTGCATCCCTATCAGGCATGTCAAGAGGATCTGCTGTTGTCTCTGGGACAGTCTGGGCAGGAGAAGCCGAGGATGATAACTGGCCAACCATAGGTTCCTGGATGATGAAGGCTGTGGCAGTGCCTGAGGCCTCACTCATTCCTTCGGGAAGAGGAAGACTATGGTGGCTGTTCCCCATGTACTGATTGAGGACCATCTGGAGGGACTGACAGATTTCATGCAAAGGACCAGCCTCCGTTATGGAGTATGTCAGACTGCGAAGGGTGTCAAGCTGCCCACGCACAACCTCAGCCAAGCTCGCCACTTCTCCAGAGTTGTCTCTTGTCAGATTTTCAGGCGGCAaacactctcgctcactcactccccccatgCTACTCCCTCTGTCAGGATCATCTGTACAAAATGTCTGAACAGCTTCCTGGAGAGTCGAGGCCTGCAAGGGCATGCTGTCTCCAATCACATTGTCTGACCCCTCTGCTTCAGTTTCATCTTCAATGCGAGCTTTCttatgcttcttcctcttcttctgagtTGTGTCCAGAGCTGGCTGCTCTTGCACTACCTTCCTCTTTGCTGATATGCCCATCTTCTTGCACTGAGTATAAACGAGATTTGCAATATCCTTGAGTCGAGGGTAATATGccctatcatcatcatggggAACAACCATGTCCTCAAAGTGCTGCTTCTTCACATGATCATCTAAGAGACCCTTTATAACCTTGGGGGCTGTGATTCCCTTTGAGACGAGCTCCTTGATCTTGTTGGTAATGGAGGGGTGGACACCGCGGGACTTGCCCTGTAGCGGGTGATTGTGGACGGAACTGAGGGGCATTGTTACATGGTACAGCTCCTCCTTCTCTAGTGCTAGACCCTGTTCTATGTCCCTTCGCAGGGCCTTCAGCATCACCTTTCGCTCTTTGGCAGTCGCATTTGGGGATACTGCATAACCAGGGTATCTGAGTGATGAGAAAACGAACAAATAGattttatcactactactactaaagctGTTGTTCAGATAcggaaaaaaaatgcttataaaacatacaataaaaataagaaaattacttTGTCAGTAATGATGAAAGGAGAAATGTTACCCTTCTTGAAGTACTAATGTTTAAGAATGAAACTGTAATCTTTGTATAACAAAATTGAttaaaagtttgtttgttttttcatctgtcttttaatgaatagaataatttcattccattattattttttgatatcAAATCCCTTTCAATTTTTACATGACCTCAGTGCCTTCATatgtatgataaaaaagtaaaaacatttACATGTGGAAGCAATTCAGGCAAACTAAACTTCTTGTGTTACCTAATATTTACATTTCTATCAAACTTTAATAAACATTCTCAGTTGCTTACCACACAATATACAAAGAGTAACACAGTCCCACTCACTTGACAATGACTTTGACAGTAATCCTGGCCGTGCAAGAGGTATAAGTCACATCCTTGTACCTCTTCTTAGGCTGGTTATTGGTGTCTGCAATTTTTGTGACCTGCTCTTTTCCTGgatgcccttctccccctgcctccttcaACTCCGTACAGCCTCCTATAGCTTCTTCCTCAACAAACTCCTCCTCCACTTTATTGGTTGCTAATTTCCCTTCAGCTGAAGCATCAGTGCCTTTTCTCTGCAGATAAatgtacgtatgatgaatgtcatatccataaataaaagaaaaaaaaagtataaatgaaaTAACTTCTGAAGAAAGCATATAATTTTTCAATCATCCCAACCACTGACCTTAATCTTATAGTTCATGCCAAAAGCGCACTTCAGATCATCTGAGGACACAATGGTGAAAGGAACGCCATCAAACATAATTCTCTGGTGATGCCACATTATGCGGCTCACTTGTGCTCGTGTGCGGTGTCTCTGTTCCAAGCTGCTTGGATGGCTGAAGAAAGAAACACAAGTACGATGACAAGCCTTGTATAGTAAAAATGGTCagtcatagatacatatatacacacattatcctAAAATCAGATAACACAACTGGCATGTTTTCTTTTGCCCTTGCCACTGTCTCTGTGCCCCACCTTTTGATGTAGTCACACAGAACACTGCGTGAGTGACCTTCCAGAGTCTGATGCAGGACAGAACTGCTGGAGGCCACACCTACAACCCACATGTCATCCACCAAGCGCACGGAGGTTAGCCGCTGCGCCCACAAGGGAAGTGTACTGGGCGCCTGCTCTTTGGGCATTGAGGGCTGAAGGAGAAAGGTGATGAAACATAATTGAggaaagaaacatacaaacatggATGCAACAATTTTAACCAGTTTCTATTTCAGCCATATACAAAATattttggggaagggagggagggagggagagtagaaagaaagaaaaaagaaagaaagaaagagcttaCCATAACTTTTTCTAACATgcagtttcctttctctcttggctGCATCTGCAATCTTTTTGGCTTCTTGGTTTTCAATTTCCCAATGTCATCTACTTCATGAATGTTTTTCCATCTTAGTCTTGCCTTCTTTGCTGACTTCCTTCTCGGTCTTCCTTGTTCTTCATTCTCACTGTCCTCCTCTCCTAGAAATTCTTCCTCGGGTATTTCGCCCAGGGAAATCAAGGGGCACTCTGGCTTCACCAGCACCTCTCGGAAATTCCATCGCGATTCAAAGTTCGGCTGGCTCTGCAATGCTTTGCAGTTGGTTTTGCCTGcaatctcttctttcttatccattACCTGTTTCttgctcactccttttctttGAAGGTCACTAAAAATTGGATCAACTGCATTCCCCCTTATATACTGAGGTCCTCCTGCATATACTCTGGTGTTATTTGCCAGCTCTGCCTGTTGGTGTTGGGCCTCCTGGGTGACTTGGACCAAGAGTTGTTCTTCCACCAGGTAAGGTCCAGCAGAGGTCTGGTCTGCACTGTGCTCCTGGACAACCATGTTCCCCTGTAGGTCCACTACAACGCAGCCTGTCATGCCCTCACCAATGACTATTGTGCTTGAATCTACTGATCCTCCACCCCCTAATGCTGTCAACACTCCCCCAGGCTCATCCTCACAGCCTCCATCAGCACTGCTTAAACCTCTCCCAAGGCCATCACTTTTGTCCATCTGCCTCTCTGGCACTTTGAAATGGCTCTCTGGAGTGGCACATTTCATCTTCTCTGACTCACAGCCATGCCCCCCCATCTGAGAGGGCATGGCTGATACATGACAGAGCCCAGAAGACatcagagaaggaagaggggtctGGACACTTTCTAAGTCTTCTTCTAAGGACGATTCTGTCAGAGGAATCTGAATCGACTTTCTAACAGCGCTTTTAGGTGCCTTGACTCTGGGCAGAGACAGACGATCCAAAGATACTGGTAATGTCTGTTCTACTGGCATGGAAACATTTTCAACAGCTGAGGTCACAGTCAGACGCTCTGCCATGCTGACTAGGATTCTCCCATTGGCCTCACAGCAGGTGCAGCACTAGGGAGAAACTCATGCCAAGAACAGAGAACGATAACGACACTAATTAACATTCAAATACACAAGGGGGGATCAGAGAGGCAAGGAGTGTTTCATTAAGTAGCGCTCTCTCCTGTATCATTATCTTCCAGGTTCTCAACATTTTACTTACAAAATATCAATTATTTGTGTAAAGTTCCCAGCCAAGCCACCTTGTGTACAGGAGCAGAAGAATCACTGGCAGTGACAGTGGCACCACCAGTATGTAGTAGAGGAACCCAAACTCTGCAAAATGTTCATACAGCATTAAACACTTTCAAAAGAATTTTATATCTGTTGGAAAGATGAGCAggaagatatcacacacacacacacacacacacacacacacacacacacacacacacacacacacatacatacatacatacatacatacatacacacacacacacacacacacacacacacacacacacacacacacacacacacacacacacacgcacacatcacacacacacacacacacacacaaacacacacacacacacacacacacacatatatatatataaatatatatatatatatatatatatatatatatatatatatatatatataaaatgtgtgtatatacatatatatatatgcatgtatacatggttataaatatgtgtatgtgtgtttacacatacatgtgtgtgtgtgtgtgtgtgtgtgtgtgtgtgtgtgtgtgtgtgtgtgtgtgtgtgtgtgtgtgtgtctgagtgtgtgtgtgtgtgtatgtatgtgtgtgtgtgtgcatgtgtgtgtgtgtgtgcatgtgtgtgtgtgtgtgcatgtgtgtgtgtgtgtgcatgtgtgtgtgcatgtgtgtgtgcatgtgtgtgtgtgcacgtgtgtgtgcacgtgtgtgtgtgcatgtgtgtgtgtgtgtgtgtgtgtgtgtgtgtgtgtgtgtgtgtgtgtgtgtgtgtgtgtgtgtgtgtgtgtgtgtgtgtgtgtgtgtgtgtgtgcatgtgtgtgtctgtgtgtgtgtgtgtctacatatatgcacacatatgtatatatctgtgtatatatatctatatctatatctatatatatatatacatatatacatatatatatatatatatatatatatatatatatatcagtatatatcagtatatatctgtatatatatatatatatatatatatatatatatatatatatatatatatgtatatgtgtgtgtgtgtgtgtatgtgtgtgcgtgtgtgtgtgtgtgtgtgtgtgtgtgtgtgtgtgtgtgtgtgtgtgtgtgtgtgtgtgtgtgtgtgtgtgtgtgtgtgtgtatatatacatatatgtgagtgtacatatgagtgtgtgtgtggggggggaggtgaggtgaggtgaggtgaggtgaggtgaggtgaggtgaggtgaggtgaggtgaggtgaggtgaggtgaggtgaggtgaggtgagatgaggtgaggtgaggtgaggtgaggtgaggtgaggtgaggtgaggtgaggggaggtgtggggaggggaggagaggagaggagaggaggggagagaagaggaggagagaggagataagtggggaagagaggggaggagaggagaggagataagtggggaagagaggggaggagaggagaggagataagtggggaagagaagggaggagaggggaagggaggagagtggaggggaggggaagggagggtagagtagagtagagtagagtagagtagagtagagtagagtagagtagagtagagtagagtagagtagagtagagtagagtagagtagagtagagtagagtagagtagagtagagtagagtagagtagagaagagaagagaagagaagagaagagaagagaagagaagagaagagaagagaagagaagagaagagaagagaagagaagagtagagaagagtagagagtggagtggagtggagtggagtggagtggagtggagtggagtggagtggagtggagtggagtggagtggagtggagtggagtggagtggag contains:
- the LOC113815178 gene encoding uncharacterized protein, whose protein sequence is MAERLTVTSAVENVSMPVEQTLPVSLDRLSLPRVKAPKSAVRKSIQIPLTESSLEEDLESVQTPLPSLMSSGLCHVSAMPSQMGGHGCESEKMKCATPESHFKVPERQMDKSDGLGRGLSSADGGCEDEPGGVLTALGGGGSVDSSTIVIGEGMTGCVVVDLQGNMVVQEHSADQTSAGPYLVEEQLLVQVTQEAQHQQAELANNTRVYAGGPQYIRGNAVDPIFSDLQRKGVSKKQVMDKKEEIAGKTNCKALQSQPNFESRWNFREVLVKPECPLISLGEIPEEEFLGEEDSENEEQGRPRRKSAKKARLRWKNIHEVDDIGKLKTKKPKRLQMQPREKGNCMLEKVMPSMPKEQAPSTLPLWAQRLTSVRLVDDMWVVGVASSSSVLHQTLEGHSRSVLCDYIKSHPSSLEQRHRTRAQVSRIMWHHQRIMFDGVPFTIVSSDDLKCAFGMNYKIKRKGTDASAEGKLATNKVEEEFVEEEAIGGCTELKEAGGEGHPGKEQVTKIADTNNQPKKRYKDVTYTSCTARITVKVIVKYPGYAVSPNATAKERKVMLKALRRDIEQGLALEKEELYHVTMPLSSVHNHPLQGKSRGVHPSITNKIKELVSKGITAPKVIKGLLDDHVKKQHFEDMVVPHDDDRAYYPRLKDIANLVYTQCKKMGISAKRKVVQEQPALDTTQKKRKKHKKARIEDETEAEGSDNVIGDSMPLQASTLQEAVQTFCTDDPDRGSSMGGVSERECLPPENLTRDNSGEVASLAEVVRGQLDTLRSLTYSITEAGPLHEICQSLQMVLNQYMGNSHHSLPLPEGMSEASGTATAFIIQEPMVGQLSSSASPAQTVPETTADPLDMPDRDAGGSGITVKARSAHSIGSQQVRQLRPPVALQCLTTSMVPTLAVSQLPRVSTQTPHQTHTHTHIMTSLPTHNAPAPATPLHPPTYQTLGPAASQEGSPAQVHVSLPPYFYYVQEVTVPETSQSWTYTSSS